AGCTGCATACCTGCAAAGTAGCAAGCATCAAAATTCTTGTGAGTGTATACGAGATTCCCTTGAGCTATCATTTTGTTAGGGTGAATGAACTAAGATTTTTATCTTGGGTGGttaatttacatatattttctaatttcttttgttatttgatGAAGGTCATATTGCTGGATTTTGTGTTTTATGTGCCATCCAAAAACATGTCAGCTGTGCTCTACAATCAACTGGGAGAATATTAGCACCGAATGATTTTGTGAGGAACTTGCAATGTATccttctttcattttatttatggaCTTGGAATGCATATATTGGGTGTTTTATCTTGATGACCGTTGGTGAAACTTAAGTAgattaaatttatacaaaaaacaggttcacagataaaaaaaaaatatttatccaaaaaacCCCGTTGCTAGAGGAGGTTGGTgaaaaaggaagaggaaaaaagtATTTATCTTCTAGCGATTCATATATTTAGATTCCATGGGCGCCaaaagaagttttgaagatcGAGAGAGGATAGTGGACGAgcttgatgttttcttcttcatcattttGTTCCTCTGGGCAGTCACAATAGATATTAGAGAAATTGTTAGGTGTTTCTCTCATATTGTGATGTCCATGAGTTTCTTTTCTTGTCTGTAAATCATAGctctcatatacttctttgtacttgagctatgcctgttgttttattagtaaaatttatGATTTCTTATTAAACAAAACCGTTCTTGGCAATCTCTTAACCCcccatttcttttaaataaaaattattttaagtaataattaaTTCTTTGTTTTGTGAGAGAAAACAAACCTCATATAGGGCTGCAGGTCCAACCAATTAAGTTTCCATGAGGTTAAGGATAATGGCgagttcttaattttatttagatAAGGTTTTTATTGCATTTGAACTGTGTTAGATTTTGTAATTCTTGATCACGTAATTAGGCATATCGCGGAATTTCCGAAAAGCTAGACAGGAGGATGCACATGAGTACATGGTAAATTTACTGGAATCAATGCATAAATGCTGCTTACCTTCTGGAGTGCCTAGCGAATCCCCTACTGCTTGTGAGAATAGTTTGGTGTACAAGATATTTGGAGGTCGCCTGAGGAGTCAGGTAACATATTCTTGATATCTGGTGAATGCAATAACAACATATCTTTATCAAGTAACTTGGATGGCTGGTTTTagaatttcaatgtttttgGATGTGTTCACTGACAAGCttggaattttgttttttatttagattttttcataatGTTTTCTTGTTACTTCTACAGGTTAAATGCTTGCAATGTTCTTATTGCTCCAATACATTTGATCCATTCTTAGATTTAAGTCTGGAAATAGTCAAGGCAGATTCCTTGAATAAAGCACTTGCAAACTTCACTGCTGCGGAGCAGTTAGATGGAGGAGAAAGGCAATATCAATGCCAACATTGCAAGCAGAAAGTTAGGGCTCTCAAACAGCTCACTGTCCACAAGGCACCATATGTCCTAACTGTTCATTTGAAGCGGTTTCATTCTTATGATCCCGGACAGAAGATTAAAAAGAAAGTTCATTTTGGTTCTACATTAGATTTGAAACCCTTCGTCAGTGGTTCCTATGTAAGtgaatttcttttcataacaaGTTTTCTTCTTCCCTAGATTTTGTCATCATGACCAATGTTATGAACATTAAATATAGGAATCTGATATTTGGTGAATTTTACAATTTTGAAAAAGCTATCTTTCAGGaaaaaagtttgagaaaaagATAACTGTACACCTTTAATTTTGTTTCCAACAAAGACTGGAATTAAGGTTATTATTGTTGCTCTAGAGTGAAActgattattaattttatcggAAAAACTTTTacgaaatgatttttttaaatccacttttgttttctgtgagtGCCTTAAAAAAACTCAATGCTGTTTAATTTGAGTTTTTGAGTTCAAAGTTTGGGGGGGAAATATTCTCACGTGACCAGACTGTTTCCAGTTTTCCTAGCTAGTTTGATGATTCCtagatttttttacttaaatcaACTTGAAGGTGAGATGGAAAATATTGACACCCCCATGCTGATGGATTTAGACCAAGTGGCATCTTCTTCCCCTATAAACAAGAGTGGTGGTTGTAGTTTCTGGTTGACTCCCATATGCTCATCCATGTGCATATGTTGTGCTTGTCAAAGAATGTTGATTGTGAAACAAGGTTGCAATGACATAGAGGGAAGATGCCCAAAGATTGGCATTCGAGACTGTCTGCTAGCTATGGAACTGGATTCTTGTGCTGATTTCTATAAATGATTCCTGATGCCGTAAATGGAAAAACCATTCCTTATGGACACAAGTTGGTTTTCTGGATTGTTATTATCCACTTGGAtcatcatcctttttttttttttttttttttgcttttttaataCATGTCTTAGTTGCCATGTGTTCCAATAACTTTCCTGTCATGCTTATCAAATAttcttttgattatttgtttCTCATACTGTGCAGGATGGAGATCTGAAATATACTCTCTATGGGGTTTTGGTGCATGATGGTTGGAACACCCATTATGGACATTATTCTTGCTATGTTCGCACTTCAAATGGCATTTGGTACCATCTCAATGACAATCAGGtaacttttttatttactaGTCCAATTTCTGATTTAGGATAAAATCACACCGTTGAGATGATCCAAATTTGGTAGAAGGGAATCATGCATCCGTTATCCCCTCCTCAGCACcaacaagaaaaagaataaaagcaaGATGTTGATTTAAtcgatttgtggtttttgtacAAACTCATTTGGTTTTGAAGATATTCTACCATCTTGCATGTGCTTCCCCATGTTTCCAATTGAGTTTAGAAAATTCTAGATCTTGTAGACCTGGTGTCTTTCTGAAGTTTGGTAGAAACTACTACAACCCCACTATTGGCTGTGGTTCAAACTTAAAGGGTGTATCCATTAAAAAAAGGATAGTAACTTTGCTGGGTTCTGTCAGAAGTTTGAGAAGATCCCTAAGAATTTTTGCTTGCTGAAGAAGTTGATTACTTTAGGAACTTGAGGGTTGCACGtagtatatatgcatatatttgtAGGTTTAAATAGTCTTGCTTAcctatcaaaatttttttgtagGTTTATGTAGTAAAAGAAACCTATGAAATTTATGTTATCATATGCCATGAAACTCCGAACAAATCATGATAGTTTTATATCCTGAATGGGTATCTTGCTTCTTCAAAGCTTATTATACAACTAACTtcatttcacaactaaatactATACAAGATGGCACCCCAATTGTTGTATTAAAATGTTATTTCTTATGAGTTTACCCAATTATGCTGTGACAGGTTGCCCAAGCCAGCGAGAAGAGAGTTCTAGAACAGCAAGCTTACATGCTGTTTTATGTTCGTGATAGAAGGAAATCCTCGACTGATGTTTTTCAGAAAGAGAATTTGAGAGGAAATGCTAATGGAATAAGAACATCTTCCACGTTCAACCAAGACTTAAAGGAGATGGTTAAAACTAGTCCAGTTGAGAATCGGTTAAGTGGTGCAACCTCTGCTACTGTGGTTACTCGGAACGATGCGTCAAACATTTGTCCACCAAGGATGCCCCTGCTCAAGGAAGCATCAGTGCAAAAAAGCGATTGCCTGATAATGACAGAATGCTCAGTGCTGGGAAAGGGTTCTGTTTCAGAACCTCTCTTAAAGGCGCCGTTATTAAACACTCCACTGGAAGTGCTTCCTGCGACTGACCTAAATTCTAGAGAATTCTTGTCAATATCAGCTCCATCTGGTAATGGTGTTGCTCCTGACATTGGAAAGACAGCTGGGGGCATTATTAATAATCAAAAAGTAAGTAGAAGTTCAAGTAAAGATTCAAGAGCCTCAGTTTCAACATCACCTAACTTCAGTGATCCCCAAAGCTCTTCTACTGCTAAACTTGTCACAGATGAGACCTGTCAGAAGGTTAGTGGATACTTCTTTACACATGCTCCTTAGGGTCCTTCCCACCCCAGCATCTGGTTGGAATTTTCACATTGTTTCATACTCATCTGTAACTCATATTTGGCAGATCAATCTTTTTTTGCACGTAGCTCCATCAGGAAATCTTAATGATAAGATAATGAATGCAATTGACCCTGTAAGTCAGAAATCATTTTGAATTGAAACaagtcttttttctttattcttagCATTGAAGTCTTTACTTCAGGCATTCATTAGCATTGAGGTCTGGTGATGAACAAGTCtttactttatttttctcttgttccAGGTTGGGAATACACCCAACGAAGGCGCTGTTTGTAATTTGCGGGTTGAGGATGCTGGTGATAGGGTTAAGAAAATACAACGTAATGAGTCAGTAAATTTATCCAGCTCATCAATCAAGGCAAACAGATTACAGACAGAAGTTCATAACTGCAAGCATGacagaaaatggaaaaagaagcTCCTGAAGTACCGGGCGGTGAGTGTGCGGCTTAACTCACACTTCCTCTTCCATGCATCTTTAAGattgtggaaaaagaaaaaacacaagagAAACAAACGATGCACTTTAGATGTGAGGAATCTTAGTAGGGCAAACTTGTTGGACACAGATTCTACCTCAACAGATCTGGGGCCATCTACATCTGAGAGTACCAGGACAATTACCTTCTTAGCTCAACCTCTGAGAAAAGGGACTAAGTCTGGTTCTCAAAGAGGAGCTAATAATGCTGCTACATTGGATTTAATGACCTCTAGTGGCGATTGCTTTATGGAAAATGTTATAGATGGTGAGTTTAGATATAATATTGATCAGTGTGGAACTGTACTGGCGACTGATAAACAATTGGGAAAGAGCTCCTTTTTAGATCAGCGGGAATCAGGAAGATTGGATGGTCCAAAAGATGGGAAAAGAAAAGTAGTGCAGAATGGTTTGATGAGCATGCTTACCCGAGGTCTGGAAGAGACAGTTGGTAATTGATTTTTCTATTGTTGTCTTTCGAGCACCcatctgcatttttttttttttttctagagaaGAGGGCTGGTAcctccaattttattgataaccctCACCTCTGGTGGAGTAATACCTTATGCATTTGGGGGAAAACCCATGGGGGATCCCAAAACCAAGGTTTTTGTAAAAACTTATATTGCCATATACAGGTtactgaaagaaaagaaaaacagagatcTAAGAACACTAGTAGTCCAAGCTATAGTCTTTCAAGCACTCATCACTGCTTATAATTCTGTTGAGAAACAATCCTTTAGTGGTTGGTTTGTGAAATTGGCTTTCTTAGTCTAGTTTGGTCCTATTTGATGTCCAATTGAGAATGTAGTTGATGGTGGATTTACACCTagtttacattattttttgaataatttggGGCCATGATAAATGGCAATGCATGCCGTTAGGTTTATAAATTATAGGACTTACCCTGAATTGGTATTGattcattttcaaaatagaaGAAGGGATACTTTTTTTTGATACGTCAAAATAGAAGCAGGGATATTATGTTCAAGTGAAGGCCCATTCACCATAATAGGATCTCCATGTCTGAATATTTCCCTGAGCCCATCATTGTTTTGCCGTCATCCTTCTTCGTATAACTCCCCATTGATAAACTTTGTGAATCAGTCTCAACTCCTAGTTGCAACGAGGTTGATGCTGCACTAATATGGGCCAAgggaattatttatataaacaaagatCCTTGTTTTCAATTAGAATTAGAAATTGCCTTCTTGGTGATATAGCATGCTGATTATTGTTCTTTGATCTTAATTGGTTGATTGCAGTTGCTCGTTGGGATGGGATAGAGTTGCCTCCATCTCAAATTGCGGCATCAAATGGCATTAAAAGTATCAGCATTGGATACATGCCAGATGAATGGTAAGTTGAAATGTTGCACATCTTGTTACTTCTCTCTTAATATGATGCTATATCCTGTAttcttgggctatgcctattcgtaTTAATATAGTTTAACCGTTTACTATATAAAAACTTGAGTGCGAATGAAATTGCTGATCACAAAGTACGATAAAGTTGTACCTTTTCATGAACATGACTGCTCGAGGACGTGGAGTTGGCACAGAAATGCTATAGTGATGATGCCTTGATAAGCATAGCATCAAAAGCCTTGCCTGATTTGGCATCTAGGATCCTGCCCTGGTGTGGCCTAGGCTAAAACCATTGAACGCAATTTAGGTTCTGAACACTGGCAAGGTTTGGGGGGACCATACATTACCTTTACTGCTTAGAGGATCGAAAGCTGTGCATTTGTGTTTGAATCTTTTCGCTTGATGGATTTTGAGTTCAGATGGGTGGGAGATGATGTCATGCAGAATGGGTTTGTGAATGCAGTGGCAGGAGAGGTGGGTGGCAGAGGTAAAGTTAATGCCAAAACCTAGGCGGTGAGCTATGTCAAAGATGAGGAGAGATCATGCTAGCATTACTTGCAATCACATTTAGTCAGAATTTCTCATATTTTAGGTCTattgaaattataattatagTTAGATTGGATTTGGCAGGATGGCTTCATGTGGTTGTTTACACCATTTGATTCTGAATTAAATTGGGACAGGATGCCATCTGCTACCATTGGCCTTAACCTGATTGATTGCTAATTCAAACTGATCCATTTCTTATACGATTAATTTGggttattcattttttcatttttcagggATGAAGAATATGACgggggaaagagagagaaggttAGGCAGTCTAAGCATAGTTTTGGTGGACCAAATCCTTTCCAAGAAACTGCGACCAAGAAATCCCAAACAAAGAAGGCTAGGTTGGATCGATCTAGCTCTGGAAATGAGCCATTCAGGATATGAAGAAACTAGACTGACATCAATTAAGCGTAAGCTTGCCTTTTTGCTTCTTGTAACAATTGGCATTTTGTTAAGGTAAAAATTCAAGAGGGAGAGTGCTAGAGTTGATCATATCTTTTTGCCGGAATTGTCTGTTAAAGGAAGGGAGTGTTGGGGGGGATTTTTATTTGACTTAGTCCGCTTGTAACATTTCTCATGTTGGAAGATTATTACCTGTAGcaatagttctttttttttcccgtaAGTATTACCTGAACAATTTTTATGATATAGAAATGGTCAATTTCCTTTTCATATTATAACTCAAGCACAGTCGTTCTTGGAATTATTTTGGGgattattctctctttttttaaaaagaaaaaa
This is a stretch of genomic DNA from Carya illinoinensis cultivar Pawnee chromosome 15, C.illinoinensisPawnee_v1, whole genome shotgun sequence. It encodes these proteins:
- the LOC122296294 gene encoding ubiquitin carboxyl-terminal hydrolase 23-like isoform X1 yields the protein MAGSFIASLGSEARSESPSTSKNGPPSLFHKRIGFHPARKPFKSFGNGGGGSDQRRSGSSAGQWGLAGKKGDGYEFLDNGLDPELSFGITVRRIGAGLKNLGNTCFLNSVLQCLTYTEPLAAYLQSSKHQNSCHIAGFCVLCAIQKHVSCALQSTGRILAPNDFVRNLQCISRNFRKARQEDAHEYMVNLLESMHKCCLPSGVPSESPTACENSLVYKIFGGRLRSQVKCLQCSYCSNTFDPFLDLSLEIVKADSLNKALANFTAAEQLDGGERQYQCQHCKQKVRALKQLTVHKAPYVLTVHLKRFHSYDPGQKIKKKVHFGSTLDLKPFVSGSYDGDLKYTLYGVLVHDGWNTHYGHYSCYVRTSNGIWYHLNDNQVAQASEKRVLEQQAYMLFYVRDRRKSSTDVFQKENLRGNANGIRTSSTFNQDLKEMVKTSPVENRLSGATSATVVTRNDASNICPPRMPLLKEASVQKSDCLIMTECSVLGKGSVSEPLLKAPLLNTPLEVLPATDLNSREFLSISAPSGNGVAPDIGKTAGGIINNQKVSRSSSKDSRASVSTSPNFSDPQSSSTAKLVTDETCQKINLFLHVAPSGNLNDKIMNAIDPVGNTPNEGAVCNLRVEDAGDRVKKIQRNESVNLSSSSIKANRLQTEVHNCKHDRKWKKKLLKYRAVSVRLNSHFLFHASLRLWKKKKHKRNKRCTLDVRNLSRANLLDTDSTSTDLGPSTSESTRTITFLAQPLRKGTKSGSQRGANNAATLDLMTSSGDCFMENVIDGEFRYNIDQCGTVLATDKQLGKSSFLDQRESGRLDGPKDGKRKVVQNGLMSMLTRGLEETVVARWDGIELPPSQIAASNGIKSISIGYMPDEWDEEYDGGKREKVRQSKHSFGGPNPFQETATKKSQTKKARLDRSSSGNEPFRI
- the LOC122296294 gene encoding ubiquitin carboxyl-terminal hydrolase 23-like isoform X2 produces the protein MAGSFIASLGSEARSESPSTSKNGPPSLFHKRIGFHPARKPFKSFGNGGGGSDQRRSGSSAGQWGLAGKKGDGYEFLDNGLDPELSFGITVRRIGAGLKNLGNTCFLNSVLQCLTYTEPLAAYLQSSKHQNSCHIAGFCVLCAIQKHVSCALQSTGRILAPNDFVRNLQCISRNFRKARQEDAHEYMVNLLESMHKCCLPSGVPSESPTACENSLVYKIFGGRLRSQVKCLQCSYCSNTFDPFLDLSLEIVKADSLNKALANFTAAEQLDGGERQYQCQHCKQKVRALKQLTVHKAPYVLTVHLKRFHSYDPGQKIKKKVHFGSTLDLKPFVSGSYDGDLKYTLYGVLVHDGWNTHYGHYSCYVRTSNGIWYHLNDNQVAQASEKRVLEQQAYMLFYVRDRRKSSTDVFQKENLRGNANGIRTSSTFNQDLKEMVKTSPVENRLSGATSATVVTRNDASNICPPRMPLLKEASVQKSDCLIMTECSVLGKGSVSEPLLKAPLLNTPLEVLPATDLNSREFLSISAPSGNGVAPDIGKTAGGIINNQKVSRSSSKDSRASVSTSPNFSDPQSSSTAKLVTDETCQKINLFLHVAPSGNLNDKIMNAIDPVGNTPNEGAVCNLRVEDAGDRVKKIQRNESVNLSSSSIKANRLQTEVHNCKHDRKWKKKLLKYRAVSVRLNSHFLFHASLRLWKKKKHKRNKRCTLDVRNLSRANLLDTDSTSTDLGPSTSESTRTITFLAQPLRKGTKSGSQRGANNAATLDLMTSSGDCFMENVIDGEFRYNIDQCGTVLATDKQLGKSSFLDQRESGRLDGPKDGKRKVVQNGLMSMLTRVARWDGIELPPSQIAASNGIKSISIGYMPDEWDEEYDGGKREKVRQSKHSFGGPNPFQETATKKSQTKKARLDRSSSGNEPFRI
- the LOC122296294 gene encoding ubiquitin carboxyl-terminal hydrolase 23-like isoform X3; translated protein: MAGSFIASLGSEARSESPSTSKNGPPSLFHKRIGFHPARKPFKSFGNGGGGSDQRRSGSSAGQWGLAGKKGDGYEFLDNGLDPELSFGITVRRIGAGLKNLGNTCFLNSVLQCLTYTEPLAAYLQSSKHQNSCHIAGFCVLCAIQKHVSCALQSTGRILAPNDFVRNLQCISRNFRKARQEDAHEYMVNLLESMHKCCLPSGVPSESPTACENSLVYKIFGGRLRSQVKCLQCSYCSNTFDPFLDLSLEIVKADSLNKALANFTAAEQLDGGERQYQCQHCKQKVRALKQLTVHKAPYVLTVHLKRFHSYDPGQKIKKKVHFGSTLDLKPFVSGSYDGDLKYTLYGVLVHDGWNTHYGHYSCYVRTSNGIWYHLNDNQVAQASEKRVLEQQAYMLFYVRDRRKSSTDVFQKENLRGNANGIRTSSTFNQDLKEMVKTSPVENRLSGATSATVVTRNDASNICPPRMPLLKEASVQKSDCLIMTECSVLGKGSVSEPLLKAPLLNTPLEVLPATDLNSREFLSISAPSGNGVAPDIGKTAGGIINNQKVSRSSSKDSRASVSTSPNFSDPQSSSTAKLVTDETCQKVGNTPNEGAVCNLRVEDAGDRVKKIQRNESVNLSSSSIKANRLQTEVHNCKHDRKWKKKLLKYRAVSVRLNSHFLFHASLRLWKKKKHKRNKRCTLDVRNLSRANLLDTDSTSTDLGPSTSESTRTITFLAQPLRKGTKSGSQRGANNAATLDLMTSSGDCFMENVIDGEFRYNIDQCGTVLATDKQLGKSSFLDQRESGRLDGPKDGKRKVVQNGLMSMLTRGLEETVVARWDGIELPPSQIAASNGIKSISIGYMPDEWDEEYDGGKREKVRQSKHSFGGPNPFQETATKKSQTKKARLDRSSSGNEPFRI